One window of Channa argus isolate prfri chromosome 4, Channa argus male v1.0, whole genome shotgun sequence genomic DNA carries:
- the spty2d1 gene encoding protein SPT2 homolog — protein sequence MMDFDNILNIASQNQGLGTVQKRYSLQAGPPKKDPKSKGVNPAAVQALLKKQYIETKSKELQMKKQKDELLAKRVELKSDRKARAMASRTKDNFRGYNGIPVVEGPKKRKSDLDMEKDPSMDMQTFSNSMDPEDDEDNYEYQQTDSEPEQEAEQLRPGNSSSSSSSSSSTNKFSSKSTCGQQKSIPPPMNFADLLRLAEKKQFEPVELKPKVAKKEERLRTADEIRELEMERKAKRQDKDRDSKAERGRDGKSQCSSSSVRKNTLEKEQKNSKPQKNSLEKTSGPGKKLHSALANDKEHLSSKHSVSHRERERPKMPQNDRDRCRTSLSSSSGAINSKVPLKATSVQVSAKQVGPKPSSSHKSSTSSDLSFKKESSSLLQGRASGIPGSRPPGNAVTGQRSQHGSSQQTRPVQGSSLKQGSAVGGHKPGRGEPPRSGMNSAVKSSGNSVIRPSLGGPPKAGSQSQAKPGGTLQAKTGGVPQARPGGSYLQSQPGGSGSRTPGIAPGRPGNGGPVPGRPTGSFGSGPGRPKCTVVSETISSKNVGGPRPGIPPQPGIPQRPGMPPRLGMPPRPMMNRPPGTMLPPITSAYKRKFEEEEEEYDSEMDDFIDDGGEGQEEISRHIKEIFGYDRKKYKDESDYALKFMESSWRDLQKEESRSLRLAVQEDLEEERKEELRRKNAMRKTK from the exons ATGATGGACTTTGATAATATATTGAACATCGCCTCGCAAAACCAGGGCCTCGGCACTGTACAG AAGAGATATAGTTTACAAGCTGGACCACCCAAAAAGGACCCAAAATCCAAAGGGGTAAATCCTGCTGCTGTGCAGGCCCTTCTAAAGAAGCAGTACATTGAGACCAAAAGTAAAG AATTgcaaatgaagaaacagaaggATGAACTATTAGCCAAGAGGGTAGAATTGAAGTCAGACCGTAAAGCACGAGCCATGGCTTCCAGAACTAAGGACAATTTCAGAGGCTACAATGGCATCCCGGTGGTAGAGGGCCCTAAGAAAAGGAAGTCAGATCTAGATATGGAGAAAGATCCATCAATGGATATGCAGACATTTAGTAACTCAATGGACCCAGAGGATGATGAGGATAATTATGAGTACCAGCAGACAGATTCAGAGCCAGAACAGGAGGCAGAACAGCTAAGACCAGgaaacagtagtagtagtagtagtagtagtagtagtactaacAAATTTTCCTCTAAAAGCACCTGTGGCCAACAAAAATCCATTCCCCCACCCATGAACTTTGCAGATTTACTCAGATTGGCAGAGAAGAAGCAGTTTGAGCCAGTAGAACTTAAACCAAAGGTAgcgaaaaaggaagaaagactCCGCACAGCTGACGAGATACGAGAACTGGAGATGGAGCGCAAGGCTAAGAGACAGGACAAAGACCGAGACTCAAAGGcggagagaggaagagatggCAAGTCTCAGTGTAGCTCTAGTTCAGTGAGAAAAAACACTTTAGAAAAGGAGCAGAAGAACTCTAAACCACAAAAAAATTCTTTAGAAAAAACAAGTGGGCCAGGGAAGAAGTTGCATTCAGCACTTGCGAATGATAAAGAACACCTTTCTTCTAAGCACTCTGTTagtcacagagagagagagagacccaaGATGCCTCAAAATGATAGAGACAGATGCAGGACAAGCTTGTCTAGTTCATCTGGTGCCATAAACAGTAAAGTTCCTTTGAAAGCTACATCTGTTCAGGTTTCAGCCAAACAAGTGGGCCCCAAGCCCTCATCTAGCCACAAATCTAGCACCTCAAGTGACCTTAGCTTCAAAAAAGAAAGCTCATCATTACTTCAAGGAAGAGCTTCAGGTATTCCTGGGAGCAGGCCTCCTGGAAATGCTGTAACAGGTCAGAGATCTCAACATGGGAGTTCCCAGCAGACGCGACCTGTGCAGGGTAGCTCCTTGAAGCAAGGGTCTGCAGTTGGAGGCCACAAGCCTGGAAGGGGAGAACCACCAAGATCTGGAATGAATTCTGCAGTTAAATCAAGTGGTAATTCAGTGATCAGACCTTCACTGGGTGGCCCTCCTAAGGCAGGAAGCCAATCTCAGGCAAAGCCTGGAGGTACACTCCAGGCAAAGACAGGTGGTGTCCCTCAAGCCAGGCCTGGTGGGAGTTACCTACAAAGTCAACCTGGAGGTAGTGGATCTCGAACTCCAGGGATTGCACCTGGTCGGCCTGGTAATGGAGGACCAGTACCCGGGCGACCGACTGGCAGTTTTGGATCAGGACCTGGAAGACCTAAGTGCACTGTGGTGTCTGAGACTATCTCCTCCAAGAATGTTGGAGGACCCAGACCAGGAATCCCTCCTCAGCCAGGAATACCACAGAGACCTGGGATGCCACCAAGACTAGGAATGCCACCCAGGCCTATGATGAACAGGCCACCAG GTACAATGTTACCACCTATCACATCTGCCTATAAGAGGAAAtttgaagaagaggaagaggaataTGACTCTGAAATGGATGATTTTATTGATGATGGAGGTGAAGGGCAAGAGGAAATTTCCAGGCATATTAAAGAAATCTTCGGCTATGATCGAAAAAA ATACAAGGATGAGAGTGATTATGCACTTAAATTCATGGAGAGCAGTTGGAGAGATCTGCAGAAAGAAGAGTCCAGGag CTTGAGACTAGCTGTTCAAGAAGATCttgaggaggagagaaaggaggagctACGAAGAAAAAATGCcatgaggaaaacaaaataa